In a single window of the Nymphalis io chromosome 20, ilAglIoxx1.1, whole genome shotgun sequence genome:
- the LOC126776619 gene encoding uncharacterized protein LOC126776619, producing MMSEACSCFIYSAIILSLFFIDYLLGNGLVVKLQRIFCKVFCGIRKYVREEKYSQITGNENFINLPVLVSEIVSLGLAIAFLNKYKHNRGKDKIDDLLQESREALRQTNEFLEKWRLRRINWQVPSEYSYLDEEPQEIKPLKLEVPILHMAIVDTLGSTKIRSDRGDAGDMASTTESTLLSMTSLLDDDLQSIPEVIGEDINDTLQEIEIRDRYLWDVLEEDASLEEF from the exons ATGATGTCAGAAGCTTGTAGCTGCTTTATTTATTCAGCTATAATACTAAGTCTGTTCTTCATTGACTATCTCTTAGGGAATGGCCTTGTTGTAAAGTTGCAgagaatattttgtaaagttttttgTGGTATTCGTAAATACGTGAGAGAAGAAAAGTATTCACAGATAACGGGGAACGAGAATTTCATCAATTTGCCGGTTCTGGTCTCCGAAATTGTGTCCCTTGGATTAGCAATAGCG tttttgaataaatacaaacataaccGTGGCAAGGACAAAATTGATGATCTTCTTCAAGAAAGTAGGGAGGCGTTACGGCAGACCAATGAGTTTCTTGAAAAATGGCGTCTAAGACGG ataAATTGGCAGGTCCCAAGCGAGTATTCGTATCTAGATGAAGAACCACAGGAGATTAAGCCTCTCAAGCTCGAGGTGCCGATCCTTCACATGGCTATAGTCGAC acTCTTGGTTCTACGAAGATCCGGTCAGACCGTGGAGACGCGGGTGACATGGCCAGTACCACAGAATCCACGCTACTTTCAATGACGTCTCTACTCGATGACGATTTGCAATCGATTCCTGAAGTAATAGGTGAAGATATAAACGATACGCTGCAAGAGATTGAAATCCGAGATCGATATTTATGGGATGTTTTAGAAGAAGATGCGAGTTTAGAAGAATTTTAA
- the LOC126776406 gene encoding dynein regulatory complex subunit 4, with the protein MTREKLEQFTLRVKEELDKEREERNYFQLERDKIRTFWEITRQQLEEAKAELRNRERATEEAQEENEALLETEKQKIKHLKYEQQAAAAALRAENLVALKAAKEEHTEQELELLNDKRSLRQEIREKMLAAQDELRRAKLIHAEELSKTRADFEERARQIEDKADKKLHETKTELTVKHRTEIAEVEERKNKQLSDLIAHHERAFSDLKNYYNDITLNNLGLISSLKQQMEEMQKIKERAEKIARDALAEAKGLREPLEAAIIDNKELKRQMSNYDRDKAALAAKTKQLASLEEQFEVLKWEYEVLQVRFDRILTERDELKARFSKAVLEVQQKASLKTALLEAKLKNFEGRDLGPREIHDLIKLKDTQVEDLRYETARLRKAHDDLLATYEAKLAKLGVPLEELGFKPLRAVAVAGLSPVIGQGPAGLVTKDQL; encoded by the exons ATGACTCGAGAGAAACTTGAACAGTTCACACTAAGAGTAAAAGAAGAACTTGATAAGGAAAGAGAGGAGCGTAATTACTTCCAGttagaaagagataaaattaGAACATTTTGGGAGATCACGCGACAACAGCTCGAAGAAGCTAAAGCTGAATTGAGGAATAGAGAACGAGCTACTGAAGAAGCGCAAGAAGAAAATGAAGCTTTACTTGAAACTGAAAAGCaaaaaatcaaacatttaaaatatgaacaaCAAGCCGCTGCAGCAGCTTTAAGGGCTGAAAATTTAGTGGCACTGAAAGCAGCCAAAGAAGAACACACTGAACAAGAACTTGAACTTCTAAATGATAAAAGATCTTTGCGACAAGAAATTAGAGAGAAAATGTTAGCAGCCCAGGATGAGCTACGAAGAGCGAAATTGATACACGCTGAGGAATTATCTAAAACCAGAGCTGACTTTGAAGAGAGAGCTCGTCAGATAGAAGACAAAGCAGACAAAAAATTACATGAAACAAAGACCGAGTTAACGGTGAAACATAGGACGGAAATCGCTGAAGTTGAGGAAAGGAAAAATAAACAGTTGTCAGATTTGATAGCTCATCACGAGAGAGCCTTCTCCGATTTGAAGAATTATTACAATGACatcactttaaataatttag gtCTTATAAGCAGCTTGAAGCAACAAATGGAAgaaatgcaaaaaataaaagagCGAGCTGAGAAGATAGCCAGGGATGCTTTAGCTGAGGCCAAGGGCCTTCGAGAGCCACTCGAAGCGGCTATTATTGATAACAAAGAGTTGAAACGGCAGATGTCGAACTACGACCGCGATAAGGCCGCGTTAGCT gcgaaaacaaaacaattggCGTCTCTTGAGGAACAATTCGAAGTTCTCAAATGGGAATATGAAGTTTTGCAAGTTAGATTCGACCGAATATTGACAGAAAGAGACGAACTTAAAGCAAG atTTTCAAAAGCAGTGCTCGAAGTGCAGCAAAAGGCGTCTTTAAAAACTGCACTTCTAGAAGCTAAGCTGAAGAATTTCGAAGGTCGTGACTTGGGTCCGAGGGAGATACAC gatcttattaaattaaaagacacTCAAGTTGAAGATTTGAGGTATGAAACAGCTAGACTGCGCAAAGCTCATGATGATTTACTGGCGACTTACGAAGCAAAATTGGCCAAATTGGGTGTACCGCTTGAAGAATTAGGTTTCAA gCCATTGAGGGCTGTCGCTGTGGCTGGTCTGTCTCCTGTCATCGGCCAAGGTCCAGCAGGCTTAGTAACGAAAGATCAACTATAG